In the Brachionichthys hirsutus isolate HB-005 chromosome 1, CSIRO-AGI_Bhir_v1, whole genome shotgun sequence genome, GAACTAAAAATGAGGCCATTaacagaagaagagacaaaAACTATGTTCGAGAAGTTGTCTAAATAGTAAGTGATCAAAGAGGGCTTCGCGCCTATGTGATAAAAGCCTCATTATGCATCAGAATGTTAGCCTTACGATTAGCTTCTTTATGTTAGCCATGTCCTTTCTCTCATCACAGCATCGGAGAAAACATTAAACTTCTCGTGGACCGACCTGATGGTACTTACTGCTTCAGGCTGCAGAATGATCGCGTGTACTACATGAGGTAATCTCGGCTTGATTAACTTGCATGTTTTGCTAGCAATACGTCCACGTCGAGAATATCCTATaacatgattgttttttttttctacacagTGAGAAAATTCTTAAACTGGCCACAAACATTTCCCGGGACAAACTCGTGTCAGTCGGAACATGCTTTGGAAAATTCACAAAGACCGGTAAATTCCGACTCCACATCACGGCTCTGGATTTCCTGGCTCCCTACGCAAAGGTGACCGATGGAAGCTTTCATATTTGTCTCTGCTTTTCTCCATTGCTCATACAAATGAGGATTGGAGTATAAGGACACAGAATGTAGTAAGGCCATTGATATATTCTCAAGTTGAACATCCGTTTATTTAAAAGGATCCAGTTTAATGTCAGATGGCTTCACTGCTGAATCACTTCTCAGAGTCTGTAAAGTATCTTTAACTAATTCAAATGctgcagttttttttcattaccaAAAAAACCTGATGCATCCTGTGTATTCTTAAACAAAAACCCCAGTTATGAATGAAGTGAAACGGCTACTTCAAATGAAACACTTTGATTGCCATCAGTTCAAGGTTTGGGTGAAACCTGGAGCGGAACAGTCGTTCCTCTACGGGAATCATGTGCTGAAATCTGGACTCGGAAGGATCACCGAGAACACAATGCAGTACCAGGGAGTTGTAGTCTACTCTATGGCTGATGTGCCCCTGGTAGGTTTTCTAACTGTTTTAGTGCTCACGCAGAGAGCGTCACATGAAATATGACCAACAGTCTGAGCCTTTCCGTGCCACTTCTTACTCAGGGCTTTGGCGTGGCGGCCAAGACGACACAGGAGTGCCGGCGAGTGGATCCTATGTCCATTGTCGTGTTTCACCAAGCGGACGTGGGAGAGTTCATCAGAAATGAAGACACACTAACATAAATATGCAACGACTGGACTGTTTAGTGACTCATTGCCTTCACGTTTCATACATTGTAAAATCGACATTCATACTCAGTAACAGGTGTGTAGTTCAAGGACACTTGAAtacaaatgttatatttttaatATCCAGTTGAGGGACCGAAACGAACCTCATTCCTCCCGCTGTAATATGGACATTCTTACTCtgtcaaatgaaacaaaatgcttttcCATGCATTTGTTGTAAATATCTTGAATAAATCCATGTTTTTGAGTCTGCAAATTTGGTACCAGACATTACACCGCAGGGCTGCGTTGGAAATGCACACCAGGCATCATTGCACAAGAAATAGGCCTTTAATCTTAactaatttatttaaagttgaATTAATTTGCACTATATCCATGATTAGAGGACAACACAAGGTATTACTAAACCAAATTCACATTTGCCTCAcaaacccccacccccacaaaaATTAGGGAATTTTTACAATTGAAAGCCCTccgaaatcaaatcaaatggtGCATCCAGTTGTCTTGACGTCCCCTCAGATCATATTTAACTTTTTCATggtcctccatctgtcctttATCTGCACATTTGTTCGATCAGTCAAGGAATAATACGCCAGTATCTTAGTCCAGTTACCCTCACCAAATCTTTTTACCCCTTCTTTCAATTTCTGTGTTTCATGGTCAGTCCACATCTGTAAatcagaaaaaataaagtttactCAGCATTCTGCTCGGAACAAAACAGGCAATCTTTAATGTTTGTCAGTGCTGGTGCATCGTACTGACTAAACTGAGAAGCTGAACAGTCAGACGGAAAGTTACAGGCAGGCTGCTTCTTAATCTTCTTGGAACACAATCAAATCCATGCAGTCCATTTTATCTGAATTTTTTCAGATAGTTTTTGATAGTTCCACAATACAACTCGTGAATTTAGTCAACCCTCAAGCTTTGGGCCACCATGGAATGAACCCTAACAAATATTACTTTTAGCTTTACAAATGCTAATCGTGTCATATTTACCCTCTTCCTGTGGCTGGAGCTTGAAGCTGTGCTGTCATTGAGTAATCCTTTgggggaaaacaaacacaacttgaTGCACAAACAATACGTTTGCAACTAGGAGAGATGACTTAAGCAAACAAATAACAATTTACTCTGTCTGGAGGTAAAATGTgtctcttcatcactccacgTCTCCTTACTCTCCTTGGCATTGCTCaacagctgcttcctgtgagGAAGAGTACAAGTTTATGTTTTAGTCCGGCAAGTTGTTCTATTAAAGACACGAGTCCCTTTGCAACGGGAGAGTCAATTCGTGATCTATAAGCTGCTGAAGTAATATTCACTCACCATTTTGAACGTGAAGTACCTTGATCCTGAGCAGAGTCCTTTTGTGGGGTGGAGCTCTTTTGAGGCACGGGGACCACACTGGGTGAGCTGTCCAAGGAATAATCAATGATGCAGACTTCGTCTGCATTGTCCGGAAATCTTCATTTGAGGGAAAAACACGTTTATGAAATGTAGCTCGTCCTTGAATCACAGTGTGACTAAATTATATCAAAGGATGCATTGAGACTTGCTTGCTGAGAGGATCGCTGGCCAGTGGCGTTTGAGGTTTCTCGGCTGGGGCGTTGCAGGGAGCCAATGACTGTGGGTTCTCAGCATCTGATGAGTCCTCAGACTTGGAATCTCTGTGTGATGAGAATTGAGATGCAGTCAAGCATCGTTCAAAAAGGGATTTGATTGAAATTATGATTTTCTGTCACAGCTGCCATGTTTCCAAGTGCTACAGACTTCTGGCAGTTAAAGGAGACTCGGGTCCTCTCATCCAAGCAGACTTCTTTCCATCAGAGTCTTCAACCATAATCTTTGGAATATATGACTTCCTGCAGTTCCATCTTAAAACTGAGGCAGCATTTTTCAGAAACGAAATCTGCAATGTATGATTCAACGTTGCATAACTAAACCAACCAAACTCGGCTGAAAATTGGCCAGCTTTAACTTAAGAAGCAAGACATTGCAGAACTTGTTTTACCGGACAAATCGGGCACATCTAACGACTAACTTCAGTCAGTTTGAAAATATTGTTTGCATTACTTGTGTGAGTGgtgtgagaaaaacaaatgatccCGCAGTGACGTTCACATGAGAAATAACGAATAGAGCAGAATATATTTGGTTAACATGAATCTTACATGGAAGTGGTGAAGTACATTTGGACTTGCCTTTTAAGTGGACTGGTCGACTGGTCGTGGAGTTCTTCAATGCGACTTTCCTTATCAGCTTCTGAGGAACGGAGCTCCTCCTCACTGGTAGAACACAAATATTTACTGCGTCATTAGAAGACGAGCACAATATTAGTTTTTATATATGCAATTGGAACATTCCTTTATGCCTGCAGTGAACAAATACTGATGATATCGACAAACAGTTTTCTTAGATTTGCCTTTGTTGCCAGTTTAATACACAAATGTTACGGAACACCATTGTGTTCCGTTACACCTTTGACGTTTGAGAAACTCAGTTTGTTTGCATGCTGACAGGCCTCCAGCCTTCAGGCGGCTCAAAGATATCAACTGCATGACTGCACCTTGAGTCCTTTCTACAAAGAAAACCATTTCATGCAAACGTCATTCCACAACCAGCCAGTGCTTTTGTTAGAAGGTGAATGCGATCAAGCTGAAATGAAATACCTGCTGCTAATTCTTCTGGCTCGTCTGGAATGTTTCCGTTTGGGCATGGAGACCTCCAGCTCTGTCTCGGGGTTCTGCAGCTCTTTCTGGCTGGCTCTCGTTGCGGACTCCGGTGGGCCTCCTGATCTGATGTCTGTGCATCTCAAACTCACTTGGCTGTCCGGCTCGACCACCAATCGGGCCACAGTGTAAAGACGCCTTTTCCTTGGCACTGAGCTCGTCTTTGAGAGTGAACCTGCCTGCATTTGTGGATCATCATCTTTTTGTGGAGGCTCGTCTGCCAGAGAAGCTTCCAGGGGGCTGCCTGACCTCCGAAATGAATCATTCTGCGCCGAGTCCGTTGCAGGAGAAGGGGAGAAGTGCAGCGAAAGCACTTCTGCCTGCTGCTCTTCCTTCACTTCTTCGTTCAGCTGATCAAATGATTTATCATCTGAACCAGCTGCCAAATCCATGTAGGCAGCCTTCAGCTTGGACATTGTCAAATTTCCATGATTACTGCGGGgaaaaaagaggcatcaaggtATTTAGGCACGAAAACAAGACTTTACGATAGATCCTGGACTCTGGCGACTGTGCTAGGAGGAAGTATGTCAAATGATCCTAAGACATATTGCTATtgcaatgtatttatttgaaatggACAGGGTGACAGCTTACCATCTTGGAAACTTGACATCAGTGCTTTTAAGTAATGCTGAGGTTGGACCAGGTCCATCTTGCTCATGCTCAAGTCTTTCATGAAGCCACTTTCTTGCAAtctgtttaaaacaaaaacaaaataaaaccaaaaacatgTACAGACCCAGATTACGAAAGCAAAATCTACAGTTCAGTCGTGCCCATGATTGGCTGAGCTCAAGTTATTACAAGTGATATTTTCAGAGGACACACTAAATACTTTATTAAATGTTTGGCTTTTATATTGTATTGTTCCTGAAAGTGGATTTGTCAACAACATGAAGTATATATAATCATTCATGCTTATTGCCACTGAAATACTGCATCAACATacaacaagcaaacagaaatgaaagttTAAACGCAATGATCATTTATTTGATGCTTACCGTATGAAGAAAAGGAACTTTCATTGGGCAGAGCTTCTGGCAAAAGATCAACATCTCCTCCTTAAATGTTTGGAAGTCGAGTTGCTCTATGACTTTGTGggtatttgtcttgtttctgaTGAGTCCCATCAATATAGCTTTCTagagagagcagaaacacacgacacacaaACGTCAAATAGGGGCAAATTACTAACATCAAAATGTATACACCTACATGCAAGCTAAACCAGAGAAGGGTACATCGCGCAGCATTTCTACAGTGAGATAGAATAAAGGAAAGCGTATTTCTGTAACTCTAAACTCATTCACGCCGATTCGAGTGATAGAAACCTTTGACAGTTAATGCATGATGTGACTGATAAATGTTCAGGCTTTGGTTTGTGTAACATTCCTTTCTGGCATCAAACTAAACACGTACACAAAAATCCAAGTAAGTAAGGAGCGATCAACGACCGCAGCAATGAGTGGTTGCACAAACCATCCATTTATTTCACCATTCGATCAGCCTGATCGGGTGTCTGAAGACGACTTTAATAGAAAAACGCTTTCTTTCGGAATCTGCTGCCCGCCAGTGAAGCTATCTTATACCGACCTTTAACAGTGCACTGGCAGCAAGAGCAATAATACGAATCCAGTCACCATTAGACACACTGAATTTCGAGTTTGAGGGAACGTGTTGCTTTAGGTATGAAACTCACCTTGCCAACCATTGGTTTGGGGAAGTGTTCTTTCAATGCCTTTTCAGCTTTGCCAAACTCACTGTGTTTGATGAGAACTGTCACCATCTAAGTGCAGAAGGAATATTCTTAATTAAATCTCCTGAAATTTGAATCCAAGTATAATCTTTTAGGTGTTAAAGCAGTGTGATCCAAATAGAACGAGcagttcacacagacacacatcggACAATTTATAAATACCAATTTTTAATCACCGGTTTAAAATTTTTTTGAGGGAAAACCTGAAGAGTATAATTtagtttataataaaaaaatgcagcttTAAGAAGTGTATTTGACTTCATTTGAGTCAGTAGCGATCACTATCCAAACAAATCAGAACATGActgagaataaagaaaaaacaaaacaaaacacgtgCCATGACTTTTAGGGAATTGGATACGTTGTCAAAATCCTGCAGCGGAATACTGAAATCCTCGTTGATCATTCCCAGCAAGGATAGAGCTGATTCCAGAGGACTTATTTGGTCGTCAGACTCAAATGATACATCTAAAAGGAAAGACAAAGCAACATTCATTGTAGTGTTTGGATCACAATGATAGGACAATTCATTTGAAGTCATTATTTTAAAAGCCTGGGCATGGATTTACAGCCTGGTGGGGGAGAGGCGCCCACAGTTTATCTCAGGTGATTATACTAAGATCACTAAATAAGACACTTTGGGTGATCGGATTCATCTCGTCTACACCTtaatcacaaaaacacacatcgtTACTGTCGGTGCATTGGTGACGCATTAATCTCACCTGATTTAATCTCACCTAAGTTTTCGCCATCGTGAATACGGGAGAGGAACTGCAGCACTCTGATCCTGCACCATTTGTGTTCGCTGTTCTCAAGGGGACGTTCCAAGATAACTGAAACAAGACAGTGAGCGAGTTAGTATTTACCCTGGAAAATACATGTCAGAAGAAGTCATTATTCATGCTTTTATAGTCCCTTTTCTTCGTTGTGAATAAACACtcaacattaaataaaattgattATGACATAATATTAAGCAACTTGAtcaataattcttttttttcgaATTACATGATTTTgctttggaaaaaaacaaacagcaaattaAAGCTATTGACATTTGTGGAGAAATCGGAAACTTCTGTCCAATAATTGGAAGAGTGGAAGTGATTGATGGCCAcgcaatgatttatttattttattaacggTTATTTAACCATACAATATCCCATCGAGTTTAATAATCTCTTCTACAAGGGAATCCTGGCCGAGATAAGCAGCAGCAAACAGTGAAATACTTGCACAGACGCAGGCGAAAAGAAACTCAAAGCCACGGCGTTGGCCTCAAGATGTCTCAGTTTGAATTTAAAAGCAACTTTTGTTTGTTAGCATGTTTCCCAATGTGCTTCCAGGTTAACGTTGCAACGCCGTAAAACGCGTTGTCGCATCTACGGCCACGTCATCACGCTGCTCGAGACTGTTGGAAACAAATTAAGTTGTGTTTTTATACACATAAGCTACTTTGCGGTAGGACTAGACGTCAACGATGAGCGTCGTCAGAACTAGCTGCTAAAACATTGTTGGATAGCTAATACGTGAAGCGCAGTTCGTTGCTCACCTTCAAGTATTTTTCTAATATCTAAAAATACACTAATGTCCTCGTTTTGAAAAACATCTAGCGCCACGGAATAATAGTACTCCAAAAGCCAGTGGTTAACAACAGACTCGATGTCATCTCGATGGCCTTTTACGCTTTCCTTTGCCGCCATGTTCGCATCGTATCTTCTTCTTCGCCTCACGATAATCAAACCAGAAGCCACACCAACGGAAACAGGAAGGAGTCACCTCCCCTTTATTGGACACGCCCCCTCCAGTCTGACCGACTTCCTCCTGACCAACCAAAACAACGAAAGCATCAACTCTACCCAATCAGAGGCTTACTAGGAAGTAAGATTTTATTCGCTTTATATTCTGCGTACAGATCATCATTAAATTATAAAAGTATTGAACCTTCCTAAACGAAGTAAAATTAAATTGACTATCTTAAAGTATAGTAAATAATAAATTctaaaatattattataataatataataaaatggaaTGAATATCTGTCCATGTCAGCTGTGCGAGGGACGCGAAATATATACAGACTAGAAATGTCTAGTTTTACAAATACGTATCTCAAAAGCGGCaggaaatagtttttttttttttagatatatttAACTGCATTATTTTTCACTGTAGTACTTCAAAATGAATGCTTTGAATTGTTTTACGCCCACTAAGGTCAGCATTGTTAGCAGAGTGCGCTCTGTGCATTAACAGATTAGAGACTTGATGtgaagatttgtttttcatgttctaTGAAACCCACATTCTCCATGGTTTCAAGAAACGAAACCCACGATCAGAGATACATAATTGTGTAGGATGGACAATCACAAGTTAATTTGATCAAGTTTATTATGTAAAAGAATTACATTAAAGATATAGGACAGTATAAGATGTTGATATATTCCTAAAAACATTCAACTGATATTGGTATTGGTCGACTTTACGATTAAAGTAGTTAAAACAGCGAAAAAGACTTTTGTTCTTGTGGAAACAATCTTATAAGTAGGACACAAACTTTGTTCAGCTATTCATGGGAATAGTATTGGTAAATATCCTCACAAAATCCactgtgtttaaaatcaaaactTTATCAACTTTTCTTTGACCAACATTTTCCGCTCTAATACCATGAATGGAATACATAGTGAATAAAACCGTTGACATCAAATCCATTATGTACACACTCCCCATTGTGgttgtgttattttatgttatagAGCAGAAGGTGGGGCAAATAAAATTACTGGGCAAAAAATGTTTACTTTATGATTCTTTTACTGAGCATGAATTTAAAATCACTCTGACAGATAGGACTTAGCGTTCCCTAAATCAACCAACCACAAATTATTGCTGAAAACTACCTGTCGACACCAAATACTTTTAGTTTAGACCACATCCATTAGTTCTGATGTTCTCTCACTTCCTACAAACACAACTAAAGGTTTAGCAGCAAATTAGACTAACCACCGTTACCTCACTACTCGATATTTAATACGGTACTCTAAGATAATTatgtttattttcacattttgtgTTTGCCAGACTCTtggcatctttttattttttttagctctggATGTACATTTTGCCATTAATATCTAGTTTCGAAGGTTGACTGATCACAATATTGACAAATTTGAGCAAATGCTAAAATAGACATAATCCTGTTATTTTTTgcacatataaataaatgaatcagatCTTTATTGACATGCTCGGGCTCACCTCATCCTTTTGCACCTCATAAATGTCGCACACTGAGCCTGAAGGGACTTCAAAGAGAAATAATATCATACCAGCATTTAGGGTACAATGGTTGCTCACTTGATGCAGTCTAGTAGACCAGCATTAATTAAATCCCCTGATATTAATCTTTTGCATTGTGAAAGCATGTTTCATAAACCATAGAGCATCATTTAGTGTAAACAATTAAGACAgcgttcctcctcctgacgtCCACAGACAAGAGCAAACAGCAGAATATTGTCCaatgaatgacaaaaataaGACTTTGAGAATGTACACACACTTATAGACAATACATGGACGTCAAAAAAATCAGTCAGGACTAAAAATCCTGATGTCACCAACGACGTAAAAATATGACAGCTGTCACAAACTGAAGAAAACAGTTTAATAAATATGGCAATAAGGACAAAAACCATTCATGTTGATAAATTCACTTAACCACAGGAGCATAAAGGCATGGATACATGTTCTTCTGACATTGTGAGGGCACTGCGACTTCCTGACTCCGCGCATTTCAGGCCTGAATTCCGAAAGGCCAGCCAGGCATCTTCGGAGCTACCCAAACGTGTCTTATTAAAGCTGTATAATGTGCCTGGTACTTCAACTCCATACAGCAAAGCAGTTCCTCCAGTATTCTACAGGCTGACTCCAGAAAGGAGCTCAAATCTGTGGACTCAACTTAgatcacaacaaacaaaaggatgttACGCAGTTTTTAGGTTTCCTTTAAGAAAATATGGCACCACTCGGTGGCCAAGAAACATGCAAAGCCACTACATCTGAAACCTGGCTCTGATGTGGGTTTGTACGCTCGgttttcagaaataaaatgccAGTACTATGATGAAGTCTATCTTGAGACTTCCCAATATATACATAGATCGCCTGCAGTttacagatgttttttttttttttaccattcaCACATAACATTCGGTTATTTCAGCAGCCAAGGTTGTTCAACCTGAATTACtgaaagatgaagatgcagGGAGGCATATCAGAGTTTTGAAAGTTTAAGGGATGAGATATAGAGCAGCATGTCGGAATGGTAAATGTATGTACATGATTGTACATTGAATACAAATGAGTATTTTTCTTTAAGCTAAATGAAGATAGAGTAAAAGTAATCATCTCCAGTGAGTCATTGCGGCCAACCGTTCAGGAGTCGTAGTAGACACTATGATAAAGAAGCTTTAGCAGCTGATGAaagtaaaacaaagacaagagaaTCGTAAATTTCAGCCCAAGAAAGTAAAACATCACAATGGAGGTGATGACAAAAGCACAACCACTCTTTCGTTTAGAGTAAAAATGATGTATGCTCACATGGCAGgatgttcatttattcatttgaagATAGTGAAAGCCACGTTTCCTGTCTGAGATCCAGCTTAATTGAGGCATTATAAATGTACATATAGGCAGCACAGTTCCAGGTCTGATGTCCAATGAGCTCCATAGCCACACCTCTCCTCAAATGCCGTATACCGGTAAGTGATGCACGTCCTTGACTGTGCTTTCCTTGTCTGGGTCCAATGCTGCAGATTCAAGCATTTCCCCGTTAAGATTGTCTGAGTCCAGCAACAATTGAAGATTGAATGATTATCCactctcaaaaacaaacaaacaaatcttgaATCTCATGTGCGGCGTGAAGAAATACTGCTTAAGTATTTACTTTAAGAAGGTACATGAGTCAGGTTGAAACTCCACCTTGGACAGTTTCACAAGGAATACAAGTCTCACATGAGCCACATACTACATGCTATACAttaaagcacacaaacaaataaaaagaagttGCTCATGTCAGAATTAAGATTCCAGTTGTTCAGCAAACTTGGAGACCAAAGGTGTCAGGTGAGAGTGAGTACACAAACTTTTAGCAGGGCTCATGGTTCGCTGGGGTCTCGCTGGGGTCCCACTGGGGCAACCTGCCTCCCCATGTTAACCACACTTGATGGATTAGGTCAGGGAACAGACGTCCAATATTACCACGGACTAAGGAGGGCATACATGACATCTTGCTCAAGAGACGGTCGAGTTTTAGCGAGCTGCACTAGTCTGCTCTTTTCTCAGACCGAAAACTCAGACCCGGTGCGACGACCGTAGGTCAACAGCAACAGGCGCCGCAGACGGAGCCCGGTGAATGGATTGCACcacagcagggagggggggctccCAAATACAGCTTTCATTCCATCCCATCTCATATTTCGCTCCCATGTGGGCTTCTCATTTTTTAGACGTTCAATTTCCTGTAGAACACAGAAACGTCtctttaaatgaaatattcctcattattttgtctttgctttGGCTCTAAATCATTAATAAATATTAGGATCATTATCAAACTAAATTCAGACAATTTGGGTTCACTTATCGTTCCCTTGACGCTCTCATCTTACAGTGACCATCCCCTACGGCACATAGTTTGCTGCAAAGAACCGGGCTTGCAGGGTGCAATGGATACTGACCGTTTCATCATTGCAGATGGAGTGGATCTGTGTCCCAAACATTACAGCTGtgaaagtgaggaagaggatggcttCTAGACAAAGAaaaatcagcagcaacaccGACACCCCTGGAGTGAAGTCACTGCATTCTGgtcacagaaagagagaggaagagcagcagcatcttATTCTACATCCAACAAtcaaaacgccccccccccccctcgaaaaTAAATGATTAAGGTTTTACTATTTCTGGCTGTTGATCTGTACTTTTAAGAGTctaaaacataatttaaaaatacattgacCATACTGAACTCTTGCCCATTTAAAGAGCATGTGCATACTctaaaccaggcatgggcaaacccaggcccgggggccatatgcggcccgttggtctttttaatccggcccgccacacttgtccaaattatatcattaaattaaattgtattataattaaacctcattcatttgaccttttccctgtaatgctacctgtaaaaggccaaatcctttaatgtaatagctttcatgtgtcatttatattaccTCACACAAATACTCTATCCGTCTGATCTTGGTCCGGCCCATCtttcaaattttagaacctattgtggcccgcgagtcaaaaggtttgcccacccctgctctaaacaTATTTTGgaatatataaatgaataatataaaTTCAATTACATGACTTCACTTTCTTAAAATGTGCCAATTCTATTGGtaatgttcatttttatttgtaaatgtatCAATGTATCAGTATTTTgcagtttgaaaatgaccaaAACTAACTGACAAAAGATCAAATCTACAAAAAACCATTTGCAACGAAGGAGGTGTCGTAGTTTAATCTGGACTGCTCGTACAAAAGCAGAGCAGTATCTTGTGGAAAGCAGTCCACCCTGGGAACAGAATGAAATATGACCCTTGTTTCCTGCGGAAAGCGGGAAAAGATCAACGGCAGCTCTGCCATGATTGTGGTGCACAACTCCAAAAGCCTGAGCAGAGCTTGAAGCAACATGATCCGTTTCTActccaactctctctctcttgctcttcaTAAGCAGTTTAAAGGGCTTGCATAAAAAGCTGCTAACAAACTCCGTCTCTGTAACATTCTGTGTTTGTTGAATAGTATTTACAATCGCATATTCAAGGCTGTAATAAAAAGAGGACTTACCATTCCACTGGGCTTTAATACAGGTTACAAAGTGCATACCGCTGAGGCCAAGGGCATGGGCAGATATCAGTGCTATGTACATCTACAGGTGGAACAGAGGAGAGAGGTGCAGGTGTTATTTAACAAAGGTAAAGTTTCTTACTCATTAACGTGGAGGAAGTACTGGTTGTGAGATGCACATTTCCACATCCCTTGTTAAAACTGCATAGATAGACGATGCTTTGGTTTTTGTGCACTTACAGTGAATAGAACAAAGAATCTCTGATTCTTTTCTCCCACACAGTTATTGACCCACGGACAGTGGTGATCCATTTTTCTGATGCATCGTTTGCAAATACTGTAACCAGAGAAAAGATATTCACATGTCAAAGACTGAGTGCCAATATCATCAACTCTGCTGATCCTGTTTGCATCAAATATGCAGATAGGGATGCCACACGATGCTGCAGATGAAGGTGTCACCATCGATTTGGCCACATGCAGACTAACCTGCAGTGG is a window encoding:
- the zdhhc7 gene encoding palmitoyltransferase ZDHHC7 is translated as MQSSNHRLRDTEQHHPLLSAGSDVETGSLAAGVIAGGSHAGHTAGNRSLWFIQDSCGIVCACVTWFLVLYAEFVVNFVMLLPSKSFWYSLLNGATFNSLAVLALASHLRTMMTDPGAVPKGNATKEYMEGLQLKPGEVIYKCPKCCSIKPERAHHCSICKRCIRKMDHHCPWVNNCVGEKNQRFFVLFTMYIALISAHALGLSGMHFVTCIKAQWNECSDFTPGVSVLLLIFLCLEAILFLTFTAVMFGTQIHSICNDETEIERLKNEKPTWERNMRWDGMKAVFGSPPSLLWCNPFTGLRLRRLLLLTYGRRTGSEFSV
- the nip7 gene encoding 60S ribosome subunit biogenesis protein NIP7 homolog; the protein is MRPLTEEETKTMFEKLSKYIGENIKLLVDRPDGTYCFRLQNDRVYYMSEKILKLATNISRDKLVSVGTCFGKFTKTGKFRLHITALDFLAPYAKFKVWVKPGAEQSFLYGNHVLKSGLGRITENTMQYQGVVVYSMADVPLGFGVAAKTTQECRRVDPMSIVVFHQADVGEFIRNEDTLT
- the terfa gene encoding telomeric repeat binding factor a is translated as MAAKESVKGHRDDIESVVNHWLLEYYYSVALDVFQNEDISVFLDIRKILEVILERPLENSEHKWCRIRVLQFLSRIHDGENLDVSFESDDQISPLESALSLLGMINEDFSIPLQDFDNVSNSLKVMMVTVLIKHSEFGKAEKALKEHFPKPMVGKKAILMGLIRNKTNTHKVIEQLDFQTFKEEMLIFCQKLCPMKVPFLHTIARKWLHERLEHEQDGPGPTSALLKSTDVKFPRCNHGNLTMSKLKAAYMDLAAGSDDKSFDQLNEEVKEEQQAEVLSLHFSPSPATDSAQNDSFRRSGSPLEASLADEPPQKDDDPQMQAGSLSKTSSVPRKRRLYTVARLVVEPDSQVSLRCTDIRSGGPPESATRASQKELQNPETELEVSMPKRKHSRRARRISSSEEELRSSEADKESRIEELHDQSTSPLKRDSKSEDSSDAENPQSLAPCNAPAEKPQTPLASDPLSKQVSIFPDNADEVCIIDYSLDSSPSVVPVPQKSSTPQKDSAQDQGTSRSKWKQLLSNAKESKETWSDEETHFTSRQRLLNDSTASSSSHRKRMWTDHETQKLKEGVKRFGEGNWTKILAYYSLTDRTNVQIKDRWRTMKKLNMI